GGGGGAAAGTGTTCAATAAGTTAATGGTTGATAGAATTAGGCAAAGGTCAAAGTGATCAATAAGTTTCAGGAAAcaattttttccaatttcttgTTCATAGTTGTTGAGATAAGTGGTGAATAAAATTTATAGGTCTATGAAATTGATAATGCTCCATTTAGACTTTAATTCctcaataattatattaataaaaagcatttCCTATCATTATTCTAAAGCGATATAGTTGCCAAAGTAAAGGCAAGTGAATCATTAGTCGAGAAAATCTATCATTAATTAGTGGGAATGCTATCATGTTCATTAGTGGAGAAAAATCTCGTCCTGTCCTTATAGTTATTGCCAACAACTTGGCCTTGATATTTCAACCTCACTaagtttttgtcattttggttAGTATTTACCTTTTGGGTGATCAAGAACAATCTGGATTGTTCCATCGAAAAATAAGAACAATCTGGATTGATAGATGCCAAATGTTGGGTCGAGAACTGATTAAGATGAATCAATGACAAGGCAAGCAAATTGATGggtcattactttttttttttttggtggcaatATTCTCTTTGAATCTTTTTGCCAAGTTAGATTAAGCAAGACCTGTTAAAGCCAATATCTGGAATTAGACCACTACCCTTCGAAGTTAGAACCAGCTGCTCAGAACAATCCCTTTTTGACGGTCTTTCTTTGTGTATTTCCTTCTGTATTGACATcaacttaaaaaagaaataaagaaataaagaaatagagagGTGGAATGAGGAAAGGATTGAAGTGGGAAAGATTCGAACTGATGACACTCATTACATGAAATGTGGTTTTCAATTAGGGTTGACTACTGCCTTTATCATTAACAAAGTTTCTTAagtttatcaaaatatatatcaacttcatatatatatatgagcacaacttttatatttatatatatattactttaggttccctttttaaatttttgccACTTTTACCAATAACGCTAATgatgttaatttcttttttcttcttccccccccccccctaaatgAGTTAAAACCTAAAAGTGAAAACCCATTTGGAAGACACCCAAGAAAAAATCCCAAAACGCGGAACCCCAACCTTCATACACAAGCTCAGATTTCTaatttttgaagaaatcaaGCTCGATTTACTTCTCTCTCTgttcaataagaaaaaaaaaaaaaaccattgagaACAATAAGAACAAATTATTAACAATGAAATagtgaaagaagaagaggaggaaaatTATAATAAGAGGCAAAAATGTGAGAATTGGGTTTTTGAAGATTTTGTATGTGAGATAGTTGTAAAAGGAGAGGAGGTGGAACAAGAAGGTGTGCGTGTGGCAATTTAGAAGTCTTTGATCGTGTGAGAAGTTAGAGAGGTTATGcatccaggaaaaaaaaattaaagaaagaaagttaaaaACGTTACTCGTTAGCTCTATTAGTACTAAAATAGGCAGTTGGCTAAAATTTAAACGGGAACATCAATTATGcgtttaaaattaataaaagaacaGAGAAcctatttctcaaaaaaaaaaaaaaacaaacaaacaaacagagaACCTAATgtattaaacattaaaaaaaacgaATTGAATCTTCCAAATTCTTCTCATTTTTAGTTGAATGTGCAATATGCGtcatttattcaatttttaagggtcacatattttatatataactagtgTTTGCTGCACGTGCAAGGCACTGCTACCTCAGTAGTGAGAAAATTAATACagattttgtgtgtgaaacCATGAATTTTGACACACCCAATTTGCCTATATTAGAAAAGAAGTCtaagaatacaacaaaatatcacaatatttttacaatatcttcatttttaggatccgaatagatttttttttttgagagaaatgctacattcataacatttttagaacaaattctaaatggcaagttattattggttttaaactgataacattattattgttattctcaaaacatttatttctAGTTGTGGTTGatcacagtctcatattttattgttttatttcgacttgtaagaaattgatacttcaatatttgtaaaaatattgtaaacttTGTTGTGGCggtataataatatatatgccagcttacataaatatttaaaagaaaaaaaaacacaaactgattactggaaaaaaaaaaaaaaaactttaggcacagtagaaattaatgttaaaatgttgtggacttagcatttttttatttgatctataagaaactgagatctcaacaattgtgaaaaatattgtgataataataagtgttgtaacattttctcaaaacatttattttcagttgtggttagttacagtctcatattttattattttattttgacttgtaaaaaattgacatgtcaataattgtgaaaatattgtgaaatttattatgtcaatataacaatataaatgccagcttacataaatatttcaaagaaaaaaaaatcacaaaccgattactagaaaaaaaaaaaaaaaaaaaaaaaaaactttaggcaatGTAGCTACTGTGccagttgaataaaccaaaagcacTGTAGCTCCAATGCTATCCATCAATAATAgcttacctatgatttgttgtgaaattaatgttaaaatattgtggatttagcatttttttatttgatatataagaaactgagatctcaacaattgtgaaaatattgtgataacaataagtgttgtaaaattttctcaaaacatttattttcaattgtggtcacagtctcatattttatttttttatttcgacttgtaagaaattgatatctcaATAATTgggaaaatattatgaaatttgttgtgtaaGTATAACAATATACACGTctgtttatataaatatttaaaagaaaaaaaaaacacaaaccgattattgggaaaaaaaaactttaggcattttagaaattaatgttaaaatgttgtggacttaaacattttttttttatttgatctataagaaactaAGATCTTAACaattgtgataacaataagcgttgtaacatttttttaaaacatttatatTCAGTTGTGGTTAgctacagtctcatattttattattttattactattggtaagaaattgacatattaataattgtgaaaatattgtgaaattttttgtgtcaatataataatataaatgtcagcttacatcaatattttaaaaaaaaaaaatacaaaccgattacttaaaaaaaaaaaaactaactaaacCAAAGCACTGTTGTAGCTACAGTGCTACAGTGTATTGTGATAtgaataagtgttgtaacattttttttaaacatttatttttagttttggttAACTACAGTCtcgtattttattattttatttcgacttataagaaattgacatgtcaataattgtgaaaatattgtgaaattttttgtgtcagtataacaatataaatgtttgcttacatcaatatttaaaagaaaaaaaaaacacaaatcgattattgaaaaaaaaaaaaccaatctcatattttattttattattttatttcgacttgtaagaaattgacacgtcaataattatgaaaactAAACCAAAGTATTGTTGTAGCTACAgtgtattgtgataacaataagtgttgaacatttttttaaaacatttattttcagttgtgattggctacagtctcatattttattattttatttcgacttgtaaaaaattgacacgtcaataattgtgaaatttgttgtgtcaatataataatataaatgtcaacttaaatcaatattttttttaaaaaaaacacaaaccgatctggaaaaaaaaaaatcaatctcatattttattttattattttattttaacctgTAAGAAATTGgcacgtcaataattgtgaaaattttatgaaatttattatgtcagtataacaatataaatgtcagcttacatcaatattaaaaataaaaaaaaactgattacttttaaaaaaaaaaattaggcacTATAGCTACTGTGcccgttgaaaaaaaaaaactcacctaAACCAACTGTAGCTGCAACAATATTTTGCACTAGATGCATGCCAAAGTGCTGTGCGCGCATTCTTTATTGTATAGAcatttaggctgcgtttggttcgaCGGTAAACCAATTCCGGACGGAAAATCATTTccggaaaaaatattttcccgtAAAGAAAATGTACTCATGCTGTTTGGTTGCACCATGGAAAATAAGGGCAGCAAACAAATTCCACTGTTTGGCATTTTCTGAAATTCGTTTTACTGTATTCattttcccatgtttggtttgtTCACACATTTTACggaaaatatgaaatgcattTACAAATAAATGCATTGCCTAGATGAACCTGTAATAGCACAAAAATAATCATCCACTTCAACAGTTACAAAAAGCATCACAAAAATAATCGACTTCAACATCAACAAAGAGCATCCGAATATCACGTggtaatatttatatcaaaacgcACATAATGTACTTTCACCATTACAAGTCCATGGTATGCAAAATTGATACCTACACGTGGTATCTGAACAGTGCACATGTGCCCTACATGTTTAAAGTCACCACACATAACTTGGGCAATTGTATCGTCCCAATAATACAAAAGAGTTCACATCCTACAGGTTACAAATACATACATAGGCTGCTTACCGATAATACAATTGTCACATATATCATACAATGTTAGGATCATACTAGTACTACATCACACACAATCCCTACCATCACAATCAGCACTAAACAGACAAGTCAGAGTCGAGTGAACAAATAACTATCCATCCAAAGCTTCCTCAACTTAGCAGTCTTGGCCAGAAATCCCCTAGCTACCTTCTTATTTTCACACAGATGGTCAAAGGCAGTTGCGAGCATATCTTCACTATACCCATCCGCCGCCATAGCCATCACCTCAGAGTAAAGACTATTAAAATCAACAGGCCCCCGACTGATTTCTTTCAAGGCCACAACAATTTCCTTAAGCTAATCAGACAAATCAGTCAGAGCGCTATCATCAGAAGGAAGTGCACGGCCTCTTTTGCGGGACTTTGAAAGTGTGGACCCAGTGGTGGACAATTCTACCACATTCTTCCCCTTATCCACCACACCCTCCTCCCCATTATCAGCCACCATCTCAGTGCTCTTTGCATTGTCATGCTCTGTGTCAATATCAACATATGACTTAGCAAAGCTTCCTGTGGCCAAATCCTTACCCACTACAATGGCCAACTCATCATACAACTCTATCTTCTTGTTCAAAAAATCAGCATGCTTCCAATGCGCCTGTAAGGGAGACAGGAACATACAATAACAATGCAATGATCACTTCACTCATAAATTCAATATTCAATTCAATATTGATGTCATTAGATGATTTATGTGAATGATAAACAAGTATAAGCTATTATTACCACAAGAGACATAATCCATGATTTATGGGATAAgaacaatagaaaatataatgcaCAAATATAGTTGAAAGCCATACCATAACTTCCTCTTGGTACGTCTTCGCATCGCACGTGATCATTTTTAAGCTATCATCCCAACCGAACTCACTCTTCTTTTGAAGAGTTTGAATGGTAGTCCACATTGTCCTCAAAGTACGCATTCGATTCTCAACATACGAGGGGTGGCACTCGACCCCAAACTGTTCAGTTATCGCCTTGGCGACAGTAGCGAAGGAACCGGGCTTAAAAGTGTTCGAGGGCTTGTTGCCCTTCGTGGCCTCTTCGGCAAGTACAGTTAGCATCGTCGTGTGCATTGGTGGCAACCATCGAAATTGCTTACTACCcaccttttctttccctttcgaCATTACTACATATGATAATTGCATAGCGAGACTAGCATTTAAACAATCCAAGTAGCATTCACAAATTACTGTGCATATGAACaacaaatcaaacacacatacaacCACGATTATAGATTTGCACAACAGAACGAAACAACTACTGGAAATAACAATGTATTGTTGAAAATAATGATCCTTACACCACCAGAAGTCTACAGTAAATagattaaacatatataaaacaagAATACAGTACATATGACAATCACATAAATCTAAATAAAGTTCTACTCTCCACTCCTGGTATAATCAGACCACATAGCTTTGCATATCTCATCTCTCTTAGCATTCCACACTCTACTGTCTTCAAGGGACTCCCGACTTGACTGTGTTTCTTGTTGGGAGCCACTACCCTCTACTTGGTTCATTGCAGCTTCCATAATATAGTCAGCAGGATCAACCCCCATAATGTGATTATGAATCACACAACATGCTAACACTACTTTCACTTGTGTTTCAAAAGACCAAAATGGTTCTGCATCCAACACTCGAAAACGTTTCTTCAACACTCCAAATCCTCGCTCAATGGTAGTTCTCAAGGAAGAGTGTCGGAGGTTGAACAATTCTTGTTCATTCTCAGGAGGACGATCACTAAACTCTTTCAAGTGATATCGCACACTCCGATAGGGTGACagaattccatttttattaccaTATCCAGCATCACCAAGATAATACTTACCTACATatgttcaaaaataaaaccaaatcacTACTATGCTTCGAAAAAtgcacaaaatttattaaactaataaactcaAAAGGTGAAGTCATCCTATAATACCTGAGGGAATTGAAAATCCCCGTGGCCTAGCAAATGCATCATTTAACACACGTGAATCATGTGCACTGCCTTCCCATCCAGACAATACATAAGTGAACTTCAAGTCAAAACTAATGGCAGCTAACACATTTTGTGTGGTTCCACCTTTGCAACCACGAAACCTTCCTTGTATCTCAGGTGGCACAGATGCACGAACATGTGTACCATCTATCGCTCCAACACAATCCTAATTTTCGACAAACATAATGATTTAGAATTACACAAACTTTCACAATTTACACATATACACAAGTCTTAATATTTACCTTGAAATAGGGGTAGAACCTTTTGCTATCCCTTATCTCTGGGGGTGTATCTTTGCTAGGCAGTCTTATTAGAGCTCTATATAATTTCAGGACCCCCCTAAGGACGACGTTGAAGTATCTATGGACAGTTTCAGTTGATCTATGGAACCGACTACCAATTACACGAAACCTCACATTATGACcaataatgtgtaaaaaaattagcaCTTGCTCTGTAACGGACATGTGCGTAGTAGGGCGTATGTGCTCCCCCTCAGTGAGGATGTGACATAAGTGGTGGAAAGCTATAggtttcatcctaatttgactaACACAA
This genomic stretch from Castanea sativa cultivar Marrone di Chiusa Pesio chromosome 9, ASM4071231v1 harbors:
- the LOC142608668 gene encoding uncharacterized protein LOC142608668 encodes the protein MSKGKEKVGSKQFRWLPPMHTTMLTVLAEEATKGNKPSNTFKPGSFATVAKAITEQFGVECHPSYVENRMRTLRTMWTTIQTLQKKSEFGWDDSLKMITCDAKTYQEEVMAHWKHADFLNKKIELYDELAIVVGKDLATGSFAKSYVDIDTEHDNAKSTEMVADNGEEGVVDKGKNVLKEIVVALKEISRGPVDFNSLYSEVMAMAADGYSEDMLATAFDHLCENKKVARGFLAKTAKLRKLWMDSYLFTRL